A single Argentina anserina chromosome 7, drPotAnse1.1, whole genome shotgun sequence DNA region contains:
- the LOC126801774 gene encoding UTP--glucose-1-phosphate uridylyltransferase-like isoform X3 codes for MGADVVWLLRARGGAAGGRPGWFDLVCCFIVLYISRISLAWQLWHDENGGDSTRVEWWRTAGSGGSYSAGGLGCNGGFRSLCFHKYELGLGPILGPDPRSLSGLGAVLLSLLKNRTLDVLLSKGKEYVLLVDSDNVAAKIDPKILNHLVENKIDCCMEITPTSSYDSDSIGSRSQQFELAEIAQTSVRDSMERFKLVDTGSLYQSISTFTELIMSDR; via the exons ATGGGCGCGGATGTGGTCTGGCTTTTGCGAGCCCGTGGTGGCGCCGCTGGGGGTAGACCAGGTTGGTTCGATCTGGTTTGCTGCTTCATTGTTTTGTACATATCCAGAATATCCTTGGCGTGGCAACTTTGGCATGATGAAAATGGTGGTGATTCGACAAGAGTGGAGTGGTGGCGCACTGCGGGATCCGGTGGTAGCTACAGTGCCGGTGGTCTGGGCTGCAACGGCGGTTTCCGATCTCTCTGTTTCCATAAATATGAGTTGGGTTTGGGCCCGATTCTTGGGCCTGACCCTAG GTCTCTCTCTGGCCTTGGAGCAGTATTGCTTTCGCTTTTGAAAAATAGAACCCTTGATGTCCTATTATCAAAG GGGAAGGAGTATGTTCTTTTGGTTGACTCAGATAATGTGGCTGCTAAAATCGACCCAA AAATTTTAAACCATCTGGTTGAGAACAAGATAGACTGTTGTATGGAG ATCACACCCACATCCTCATATGATTCGGATTCAATTGGTTCACGATCACAACAGTTTGAG CTTGCAGAAATAGCTCAGACTTCTGTCAGAGAT TCAATGGAGAGATTCAAACTTGTCGATACTGGCAGCTT GTACCAGTCTATATCAACTTTTACAGAACTAATTATGAGCGACAGGTAA
- the LOC126803535 gene encoding rust resistance kinase Lr10-like, with translation MSLIFIYLLFELANVVHGAAYVDKDCPKIRCDPSGPAIQFPFRLGDRQPSRCGYPGFDLSCSEDNQTMLEMPSSSTKLFVNRIKYASQELETQIHDPDGCLQRQLLNISLSSQFVYTHWTENYTVFSCPSLISKNRSSIFRMLNDCLVRLNPCVGDRKNNHSVIYAVSSDCYIDYIPLVSCTKMHDYISVPMLDTTGKDKTLKLNLHWSIPSCEYCHKLKKTCTRRTIYNREKQNEIQCKGTSGLDFMVIGICTLSVVVIATGIIVIYVYNSSKEEQENKVRVERFLDDYRALKPSRYTYADIKRMTEKFKEKLGQGAYGTVYKGKLSTELFVAVKILNNSYENGEAFINEVATMGRIHHVNVVRLVGFCADGFIRALVYDFLPNGSLQSYLTSPDDNNSFLGWEKLQEIALGIAKGIEYLHQGCDQRILHFDIKPHNVLLDHHFTPKVSDFGLAKLCSKDQSAISMTKARGTMGYIAPEVFSRNFGTVSYKSDVYSFGTLLLEMVGGRKNFKVMENSSSEVYFPVWIYNLLEQGDDLRIHLEDTGNIEVARKLAIVGLWCIQWDPVNRPSMVAVVQMLETEGGNLTIPPNPFASTSN, from the exons ATGTCTCTCATTTTCATATACTTGCTATTTGAACTAGCAAATGTGGTGCATGGAGCAGCCTATGTTGATAAAGATTGCCCAAAAATTAGATGTGATCCCAGTGGCCCGGCCATCCAATTCCCCTTTCGACTGGGAGACAGGCAACCCAGCCGTTGCGGTTACCCAGGCTTTGATCTATCATGCTCGGAGGACAACCAAACTATGCTCGAGATGCCATCGTCGTCAACCAAGCTATTTGTTAACAGGATCAAGTACGCATCTCAGGAACTTGAAACTCAAATACATGACCCAGATGGTTGCCTTCAGAGACAGCTTCTCAACATCAGCTTATCGTCTCAATTCGTATATACGCATTGGACAGAAAATTATACTGTGTTCAGTTGTCCATCACTTATAAGTAAAAATCGATCTTCGATTTTCCGCATGTTAAATGATTGTCTAGTGAGATTGAACCCTTGCGTCGGTGATCGTAAGAATAATCATTCTGTGATTTATGCGGTGAGTAGTGATTGTTATATTGATTACATTCCCCTGGTGTCTTGTACTAAGATGCATGACTATATATCAGTTCCTATGTTGGACACAACTGGGAAGGATAAAACACTGAAGCTGAATTTACATTGGTCCATACCATCATGTGAATATTGCCATAAGTTAAAAAAGACATGCACAAGGCGCACCATCTATAATCGTGAAAAACAGAATGAAATTCAATGTAAAG GTACAAGCGGGCTAGACTTCATGGTTATAG GTATTTGCACACTTTCTGTTGTAGTTATAGCAACAGGAATTATTGTGATCTATGTCTATAATTCTAgcaaagaagaacaagaaaataaggtgagaGTCGAAAGATTTTTGGATGATTATAGAGCTCTCAAGCCAAGTAGATACACATATGCTGATATTAAGAGGATGACAGAAAAGTTCAAGGAAAAGTTGGGGCAAGGGGCTTATGGAACAGTTTATAAAGGAAAACTTTCAACTGAATTATTTGTTGCAGTGAAAATCCTGAACAATTCATATGAAAATGGGGAAGCTTTTATCAATGAAGTGGCAACAATGGGTCGAATTCACCATGTCAATGTGGTTCGCTTAGTTGGCTTCTGTGCCGACGGATTCATACGAGCTCTTGTGTATGATTTCCTACCAAATGGTTCACTCCAGAGTTACTTAACATCACCAGATGACAACAACTCCTTCCTTGGTTGGGAAAAGTTGCAAGAAATTGCTTTAGGTATAGCTAAAGGAATAGAATATCTTCACCAAGGGTGTGACCAACGAATCCTCCATTTTGATATTAAACCCCATAATGTTCTGCTTGACCATCATTTCACGCCAAAAGTTTCCGACTTTGGTCTAGCCAAATTGTGCTCTAAGGATCAAAGTGCAATATCGATGACCAAAGCAAGGGGGACAATGGGCTACATTGCACCTGAGGTTTTCTCTAGAAACTTTGGTACCGTGTCATACAAGTCAGATGTCTACAGCTTTGGAACCTTGTTACTTGAAATGGTTGGCGGCAGGAAAAATTTCAAAGTGATGGAGAACTCTAGTAGCGAAGTCTACTTCCCAGTATGGATCTATAACTTATTAGAGCAAGGGGATGACCTACGAATCCATTTGGAAGATACAGGAAATATTGAAGTTGCTAGGAAACTTGCAATTGTGGGTCTATGGTGCATTCAGTGGGATCCAGTAAATCGTCCCTCTATGGTAGCTGTAGTTCAAATGTTAGAAACAGAAGGTGGCAATCTAACCATTCCTCCTAATCCTTTTGCCTCAACTTCGAATTGA
- the LOC126801774 gene encoding UTP--glucose-1-phosphate uridylyltransferase-like isoform X2 produces the protein MGADVVWLLRARGGAAGGRPGWFDLVCCFIVLYISRISLAWQLWHDENGGDSTRVEWWRTAGSGGSYSAGGLGCNGGFRSLCFHKYELGLGPILGPDPRSLSGLGAVLLSLLKNRTLDVLLSKGKEYVLLVDSDNVAAKIDPKILNHLVENKIDCCMEITPTSSYDSDSIGSRSQQFELAEIAQTSVRDSMERFKLVDTGSLWVNVKALKRLLDTDEIKIEDISVSKETESDLVLLQESAVGSPIRVFITL, from the exons ATGGGCGCGGATGTGGTCTGGCTTTTGCGAGCCCGTGGTGGCGCCGCTGGGGGTAGACCAGGTTGGTTCGATCTGGTTTGCTGCTTCATTGTTTTGTACATATCCAGAATATCCTTGGCGTGGCAACTTTGGCATGATGAAAATGGTGGTGATTCGACAAGAGTGGAGTGGTGGCGCACTGCGGGATCCGGTGGTAGCTACAGTGCCGGTGGTCTGGGCTGCAACGGCGGTTTCCGATCTCTCTGTTTCCATAAATATGAGTTGGGTTTGGGCCCGATTCTTGGGCCTGACCCTAG GTCTCTCTCTGGCCTTGGAGCAGTATTGCTTTCGCTTTTGAAAAATAGAACCCTTGATGTCCTATTATCAAAG GGGAAGGAGTATGTTCTTTTGGTTGACTCAGATAATGTGGCTGCTAAAATCGACCCAA AAATTTTAAACCATCTGGTTGAGAACAAGATAGACTGTTGTATGGAG ATCACACCCACATCCTCATATGATTCGGATTCAATTGGTTCACGATCACAACAGTTTGAG CTTGCAGAAATAGCTCAGACTTCTGTCAGAGAT TCAATGGAGAGATTCAAACTTGTCGATACTGGCAGCTT GTGGGTGAATGTTAAAGCCCTTAAAAGGCTTTTGGATACAGATGAAATAAAGATTGAAGATATATCTGTTTCGAAG GAAACAGAATCTGATTTAGTTCTTTTGCAAGAATCAGCAGTTGGTTCACCAATACGGGTATTTATCACATTATAA
- the LOC126801774 gene encoding uncharacterized protein LOC126801774 isoform X1, which translates to MGADVVWLLRARGGAAGGRPGWFDLVCCFIVLYISRISLAWQLWHDENGGDSTRVEWWRTAGSGGSYSAGGLGCNGGFRSLCFHKYELGLGPILGPDPRSLSGLGAVLLSLLKNRTLDVLLSKGKEYVLLVDSDNVAAKIDPKILNHLVENKIDCCMEITPTSSYDSDSIGSRSQQFELAEIAQTSVRDSMERFKLVDTGSLWVNVKALKRLLDTDEIKIEDISVSKVPVYINFYRTNYERQVINGDRYCVLYRKQNLI; encoded by the exons ATGGGCGCGGATGTGGTCTGGCTTTTGCGAGCCCGTGGTGGCGCCGCTGGGGGTAGACCAGGTTGGTTCGATCTGGTTTGCTGCTTCATTGTTTTGTACATATCCAGAATATCCTTGGCGTGGCAACTTTGGCATGATGAAAATGGTGGTGATTCGACAAGAGTGGAGTGGTGGCGCACTGCGGGATCCGGTGGTAGCTACAGTGCCGGTGGTCTGGGCTGCAACGGCGGTTTCCGATCTCTCTGTTTCCATAAATATGAGTTGGGTTTGGGCCCGATTCTTGGGCCTGACCCTAG GTCTCTCTCTGGCCTTGGAGCAGTATTGCTTTCGCTTTTGAAAAATAGAACCCTTGATGTCCTATTATCAAAG GGGAAGGAGTATGTTCTTTTGGTTGACTCAGATAATGTGGCTGCTAAAATCGACCCAA AAATTTTAAACCATCTGGTTGAGAACAAGATAGACTGTTGTATGGAG ATCACACCCACATCCTCATATGATTCGGATTCAATTGGTTCACGATCACAACAGTTTGAG CTTGCAGAAATAGCTCAGACTTCTGTCAGAGAT TCAATGGAGAGATTCAAACTTGTCGATACTGGCAGCTT GTGGGTGAATGTTAAAGCCCTTAAAAGGCTTTTGGATACAGATGAAATAAAGATTGAAGATATATCTGTTTCGAAGGTACCAGTCTATATCAACTTTTACAGAACTAATTATGAGCGACAGGTAATCAATGGAGACAGGTACTGTGTTCTTTACAGGAAACAGAATCTGATTTAG